A stretch of the Macaca thibetana thibetana isolate TM-01 chromosome X, ASM2454274v1, whole genome shotgun sequence genome encodes the following:
- the BGN gene encoding biglycan: MWPLWLLASLLALSQALPFEQRGFWDFTLDDGPFMMNDEEASGADTSGVLDPDSVTPTYSAMCPFGCHCHLRVVQCSDLGLKSVPKEISPDTTLLDLQNNDISELRKDDFKGLQHLYALVLVNNKISKIHEKAFSPLRKLQKLYISKNHLVEIPPNLPSSLVELRIHDNRIRKVPKGVFSGLRNMNCIEMGGNPLENSGFEPGAFDGLKLNYLRISEAKLTGIPKDLPETLNELHLDHNKIQAIELEDLLRYSKLYRLGLGHNQIRMIENGSLSFLPTLRELHLDNNKLARVPSGLPDLKLLQVVYLHSNNITKVGVNDFCPVGFGVKRAYYNGISLFNNPVPYWEVQPATFRCVTDRLAIQFGNYKK, encoded by the exons ATGTGGCCCCTGTGGCTCCTCGCGTCTCTGCTGGCCCTGAGCCAGGCCCTGCCCTTTGAGCAGAGGGGCTTCTGGGACTTCACCCTGGACGATGGGCCGTTCATGATGAATGATGAGGAAGCTTCGGGCGCCGACACCTCGGGCGTCCTGGACCCGGACTCTGTCACACCCACCTACAGCGCCATGTGTCCTTTTGGCTGCCACTGCCACCTGCGGGTGGTTCAGTGCTCCGATCTGG GTCTGAAGTCTGTGCCCAAAGAGATCTCGCCTGATACCACACTGCTGGACCTGCAGAACAACGACATCTCTGAGCTCCGCAAGGATGATTTCAAGGGTCTCCAACACCTCTAT GCCCTCGTCCTGGTGAACAACAAGATCTCCAAGATCCACGAGAAGGCCTTCAGCCCCCTACGGAAGCTGCAGAAGCTCTACATCTCCAAGAACCACCTGGTGGAGATCCCGCCCAacctgcccagctccctggtGGAGCTCCGCATCCACGACAACCGCATCCGCAAGGTGCCCAAGGGAGTGTTCAGTGGGCTCCGGAACATGAACTGCATCG AGATGGGCGGGAACCCACTGGAGAACAGTGGCTTTGAACCTGGAGCCTTCGATGGCCTGAAGCTCAACTACCTGCGCATCTCAGAGGCCAAGTTGACTGGCATCCCCAAAG ACCTCCCTGAGACCCTGAATGAACTCCACTTGGACCACAACAAAATCCAGGCTATCGAACTGGAGGACCTGCTCCGCTACTCCAAGCTGTACAG GCTGGGCCTGGGCCACAACCAGATCCGGATGATCGAGAACGGGAGCCTGAGCTTCCTGCCAACCCTCCGGGAGCTCCACTTGGACAACAACAAGCTGGCCAGGGTGCCCTCGGGGCTCCCAGACCTCAAGCTCCTCCAG GTGGTCTATCTACACTCCAACAACATCACCAAAGTGGGTGTCAACGACTTCTGTCCCGTGGGCTTCGGGGTGAAGCGGGCCTACTACAACGGCATCAGCCTCTTCAACAACCCCGTGCCCTACTGGGAGGTGCAGCCGGCCACTTTCCGCTGTGTCACTGACCGCCTGGCCATCCAGTTTGGCAACTACAAAAAGTAG